The Stigmatopora argus isolate UIUO_Sarg chromosome 23, RoL_Sarg_1.0, whole genome shotgun sequence genome contains a region encoding:
- the strip2 gene encoding striatin-interacting protein 1 homolog isoform X4 codes for MQHTVMCSPELAAFREFCRRAGRTNPAYVARIEGRKNEQGEAPPPKWSSPPLADHPVFSPLRVRKMQEEDMEVPLLNNLNDNGDRLRLKGKDAFKDQQKESESSMEAPNLEFEYGDTDTLTSEMSEFYSYTEEPEFALNRDCFEEDFGSYAQGRRWIELSVEERRTYVMRLLDALEMTDRDKRLKMARAILYLAQGVFDECDTEADVLRWSRRNVFLLYDMGIFTALLELLSMEIDNSQACSIAVRKPAISLADSTELRVLLSIMYLMVESIRVRTEDDGPEWRAAREAFKTELGAPLYNGEPFALLLFSMVTKFCSMNAPHFPMKKVLLLLWKTILLTLGGFEELQEMKVRERDSLNLPPLPEDSIKVVRAMRAASPPASAMELIEQQQQQKRGRRSRRPLVKQDSLDTYNERDPFKNDDVRDEEEDPEDGDNGMEGEVDAMDRDVIIQPPPPLPPLRPPAERVNFPKGLPWAPKVREKDIEHFLETSRNKFVGFTLGNDTETLVGLPRPIHESVKTLKQHKYVSIAEVQMKREDELQQCPLSLGEEEVEETAAETLYLGMLPNLSQYVIALLKLLLAAAPTSKAKTDSINILADVLPEEMPITVLQSMKLGIDVNRHKEIIVKAISALLLLLLKHLKLNHVYQFEIVSQHLVFANCIPLILKFFNQNIMSYISAKNSICVLDFPHCAVHEMPELTAESLEAGDSNQFCWRNLFSCINLLRILNKLTKWKHSRTMMLVVFKSAPILKRALKVKQAMMQLYVLKLLKIQTKYLGRQWRKSNMKTMSAIYQKVRHRLNDDWAYGNDIDARPWDFQAEECALRESIEKFNSRRYDKNRNGDFAPVDNCLQSVLGQRVDLPEDFHYSYEMWLEREVFSQPIEWEGLLQEQ; via the exons ATGCAACACACTGTAATGTGTTCACCAGAGCTTGCTGCTTTTAGAGAGTTCTGCAG GCGTGCGGGGAGAACGAACCCAGCATACGTCGCGAGAATCGAGGGGCGCAAAAACGAGCAAGgagaagcccccccccccaagtggTCCTCCCCACCCCTGGCAGACCACCCCGTTTTCTCTCCGCTGCGCGTGAGAAAGATGCAGGAGGAGGACATGGAAGTCCCACTGCTCAATAACCTTAACGACAACGGCGACAGGCTGAGATTGAAAGGCAAGGATGCGTTCAAAGACCAGCAAAAGGAGTCCGAG AGCTCCATGGAGGCACCCAACCTAGAGTTTGAATATGGAGACACGGACACGCTCACTTCCGAAATGTCAG AGTTTTACAGCTACACCGAGGAGCCAGAGTTTGCTTTGAACAGAGACTGCTTTGAGGAAGACTTCGGAAGTTACG CTCAAGGTCGACGCTGGATCGAGCTTAGCGTGGAGGAGCGGCGTACGTATGTGATGAGATTGCTTGACGCTCTGGAGATGACCGACCGTGACAAGAGGCTGAAGATGGCCCGGGCCATCCTCTACCTGGCTCAGG GCGTGTTCGACGAATGCGACACCGAGGCGGACGTTCTCCGCTGGTCGAGACGCAACGTGTTCCTCTTGTACGACATGGGCATCTTCACAGCCCTGCTGGAGCTTCTCAGCATGGAGATCGA TAACAGCCAAGCGTGCAGCATCGCCGTGAGGAAGCCTGCCATCTCGCTTGCAGACAGCACAGAACTCAG AGTGTTGCTCAGCATCATGTACCTGATGGTGGAGAGCATTCGAGTTCGAACGGAGGACGACGGACCCGAGTGGAGAGCTGCCCGGGAGGCCTTCAAGACAGAGCTGG GTGCGCCTTTGTACAACGGCGAGCCTTTTGCTCTGCTCCTTTTCTCAATGGTGACCAAGTTCTGCAGTATGAACGCACCTCATTTCCCCATGAAGAAAGTATTACTTCTACTATGGAAGACAATCCTG TTGACCTTGGGTGGCTTCGAGGAACTCCAGGAAATGAAAGTGCGGGAGCGCGACAGCCTCAACCTTCCGCCCCTCCCCGAGGACAGCATCAAGGTGGTGAGGGCCATGCGAGCCGCCTCGCCGCCGGCCTCCGCCATGGAGCTCATCGAGCAACAGCAACAGCAGAAGCGAGGCCGGCGCAGTCGGAGG CCGCTGGTCAAACAAGACAGCCTGGACACGTACAACGAGCGGGACCCCTTCAAAAACGACGACGTCCGCGACGAGGAGGAGGACCCCGAGGACGGCGACAACGGCATGGAGGGCGAGGTGGACGCCATGGACCGTGACGTCATCATCCAGCCGCCGCCCCCGCTGCCTCCTTTGCGACCCCCCGCCGAAAGGGTCAACTTCCCCAAGGGTCTCCCCTGGGCTCCCAAAGTCAG GGAAAAGGACATAGAGCACTTTTTGGAGACCAGTCGGAACAAGTTTGTTGGCTTCACTCTGGGAAa CGACACCGAGACGCTGGTGGGCCTTCCTCGCCCCATCCACGAGAGCGTCAAGACTCTCAAACAGCACAAATACGTATCCATCGCTGAAGTTCAGATGAAGCGCGAAGACGAACTTCAACAGTGTCCACTCAGCTTG ggcgaggaggaggtggaagagACGGCGGCCGAGACACTCTACTTGGGCATGCTCCCAAACCTTTCGCAATATGTG atcGCCCTTCTTAAGCTCTTGTTGGCTGCGGCGCCGACCTCCAAAGCCAAAACCGATTCCATCAACATCCTGGCCGATGTGCTCCCTGAGGAGATGCc AATTACTGTCCTCCAAAGCATGAAGCTGGGCATCGATGTCAACCGGCACAAAGAAATTATCGTCAAGGCCATCTCGGCACTGCTGCTGCTTCTCCTCAAACACTTGAAACTCAACCACGTCTACCAG TTTGAGATAGTCTCACAGCATCTGGTGTTTGCCAACTGTATCCCACTCATCCTCAAGTTCTTCAACCAGAACATCATGTCTTATATCAGTGCTAAAAACAG CATATGCGTGTTGGATTTTCCCCACTGCGCCGTCCATGAAATGCCCGAACTCACCGCCGAAAGCCTG GAGGCTGGAGACAGCAACCAGTTTTGTTGGAGGAATTTGTTCTCTTGCATCAACCTGCTAAGAATCCTCAACAAGCTGACCAAGTGGAAACACTCTCGAACTATG ATGCTGGTGGTCTTCAAGTCGGCGCCCATTTTGAAGAGAGCGCTCAAAGTCAAGCAGGCCATGATGCAACTGTACGTTCTTAAGCTGCTCAAAATTCAAACCAAGTACTTGGGTCGCCAGTGGCGGAAGAGCAACATGAAGACCATGTCGGCTATCTACCAGAAGGTCAGACACAGGCTCAATGACGATTGGGCCTATGGGAAcg ATATCGACGCACGGCCTTGGGACTTCCAAGCGGAAGAGTGCGCCTTGCGCGAGAGCATCGAGAAGTTCAACAGCCGGCGCTACGACAAGAACCGCAACGGCGACTTTGCGCCCGTCGACAACTGCCTGCAGAGCGTGCTGGGCCAGCGCGTGGACCTGCCCGAAGACTTCCACTACAGCTACGAGATGTGGCTGGAGAGGGAAGTCTTCTCCCAACCCATCGAGTGGGAAGGCCTCCTGCAGGaacaatga
- the strip2 gene encoding striatin-interacting protein 1 homolog isoform X1 has product MQHTVMCSPELAAFREFCRRAGRTNPAYVARIEGRKNEQGEAPPPKWSSPPLADHPVFSPLRVRKMQEEDMEVPLLNNLNDNGDRLRLKGKDAFKDQQKESESSMEAPNLEFEYGDTDTLTSEMSEFYSYTEEPEFALNRDCFEEDFGSYAQGRRWIELSVEERRTYVMRLLDALEMTDRDKRLKMARAILYLAQGVFDECDTEADVLRWSRRNVFLLYDMGIFTALLELLSMEIDNSQACSIAVRKPAISLADSTELRVLLSIMYLMVESIRVRTEDDGPEWRAAREAFKTELGAPLYNGEPFALLLFSMVTKFCSMNAPHFPMKKVLLLLWKTILLTLGGFEELQEMKVRERDSLNLPPLPEDSIKVVRAMRAASPPASAMELIEQQQQQKRGRRSRRSAFVDSLEGDSPFPKKQPLVKQDSLDTYNERDPFKNDDVRDEEEDPEDGDNGMEGEVDAMDRDVIIQPPPPLPPLRPPAERVNFPKGLPWAPKVREKDIEHFLETSRNKFVGFTLGNDTETLVGLPRPIHESVKTLKQHKYVSIAEVQMKREDELQQCPLSLGEEEVEETAAETLYLGMLPNLSQYVIALLKLLLAAAPTSKAKTDSINILADVLPEEMPITVLQSMKLGIDVNRHKEIIVKAISALLLLLLKHLKLNHVYQFEIVSQHLVFANCIPLILKFFNQNIMSYISAKNSICVLDFPHCAVHEMPELTAESLEAGDSNQFCWRNLFSCINLLRILNKLTKWKHSRTMMLVVFKSAPILKRALKVKQAMMQLYVLKLLKIQTKYLGRQWRKSNMKTMSAIYQKISTHGLGTSKRKSAPCARASRSSTAGATTRTATATLRPSTTACRACWASAWTCPKTSTTATRCGWRGKSSPNPSSGKASCRNNEEEEEEEDKYKVAGLRFAHLVSTHFYTLMHSTCFVSTF; this is encoded by the exons ATGCAACACACTGTAATGTGTTCACCAGAGCTTGCTGCTTTTAGAGAGTTCTGCAG GCGTGCGGGGAGAACGAACCCAGCATACGTCGCGAGAATCGAGGGGCGCAAAAACGAGCAAGgagaagcccccccccccaagtggTCCTCCCCACCCCTGGCAGACCACCCCGTTTTCTCTCCGCTGCGCGTGAGAAAGATGCAGGAGGAGGACATGGAAGTCCCACTGCTCAATAACCTTAACGACAACGGCGACAGGCTGAGATTGAAAGGCAAGGATGCGTTCAAAGACCAGCAAAAGGAGTCCGAG AGCTCCATGGAGGCACCCAACCTAGAGTTTGAATATGGAGACACGGACACGCTCACTTCCGAAATGTCAG AGTTTTACAGCTACACCGAGGAGCCAGAGTTTGCTTTGAACAGAGACTGCTTTGAGGAAGACTTCGGAAGTTACG CTCAAGGTCGACGCTGGATCGAGCTTAGCGTGGAGGAGCGGCGTACGTATGTGATGAGATTGCTTGACGCTCTGGAGATGACCGACCGTGACAAGAGGCTGAAGATGGCCCGGGCCATCCTCTACCTGGCTCAGG GCGTGTTCGACGAATGCGACACCGAGGCGGACGTTCTCCGCTGGTCGAGACGCAACGTGTTCCTCTTGTACGACATGGGCATCTTCACAGCCCTGCTGGAGCTTCTCAGCATGGAGATCGA TAACAGCCAAGCGTGCAGCATCGCCGTGAGGAAGCCTGCCATCTCGCTTGCAGACAGCACAGAACTCAG AGTGTTGCTCAGCATCATGTACCTGATGGTGGAGAGCATTCGAGTTCGAACGGAGGACGACGGACCCGAGTGGAGAGCTGCCCGGGAGGCCTTCAAGACAGAGCTGG GTGCGCCTTTGTACAACGGCGAGCCTTTTGCTCTGCTCCTTTTCTCAATGGTGACCAAGTTCTGCAGTATGAACGCACCTCATTTCCCCATGAAGAAAGTATTACTTCTACTATGGAAGACAATCCTG TTGACCTTGGGTGGCTTCGAGGAACTCCAGGAAATGAAAGTGCGGGAGCGCGACAGCCTCAACCTTCCGCCCCTCCCCGAGGACAGCATCAAGGTGGTGAGGGCCATGCGAGCCGCCTCGCCGCCGGCCTCCGCCATGGAGCTCATCGAGCAACAGCAACAGCAGAAGCGAGGCCGGCGCAGTCGGAGG AGTGCCTTTGTTGATAGCTTGGAAGGAGACAGTCCTTTTCCCAAGAAGCAG CCGCTGGTCAAACAAGACAGCCTGGACACGTACAACGAGCGGGACCCCTTCAAAAACGACGACGTCCGCGACGAGGAGGAGGACCCCGAGGACGGCGACAACGGCATGGAGGGCGAGGTGGACGCCATGGACCGTGACGTCATCATCCAGCCGCCGCCCCCGCTGCCTCCTTTGCGACCCCCCGCCGAAAGGGTCAACTTCCCCAAGGGTCTCCCCTGGGCTCCCAAAGTCAG GGAAAAGGACATAGAGCACTTTTTGGAGACCAGTCGGAACAAGTTTGTTGGCTTCACTCTGGGAAa CGACACCGAGACGCTGGTGGGCCTTCCTCGCCCCATCCACGAGAGCGTCAAGACTCTCAAACAGCACAAATACGTATCCATCGCTGAAGTTCAGATGAAGCGCGAAGACGAACTTCAACAGTGTCCACTCAGCTTG ggcgaggaggaggtggaagagACGGCGGCCGAGACACTCTACTTGGGCATGCTCCCAAACCTTTCGCAATATGTG atcGCCCTTCTTAAGCTCTTGTTGGCTGCGGCGCCGACCTCCAAAGCCAAAACCGATTCCATCAACATCCTGGCCGATGTGCTCCCTGAGGAGATGCc AATTACTGTCCTCCAAAGCATGAAGCTGGGCATCGATGTCAACCGGCACAAAGAAATTATCGTCAAGGCCATCTCGGCACTGCTGCTGCTTCTCCTCAAACACTTGAAACTCAACCACGTCTACCAG TTTGAGATAGTCTCACAGCATCTGGTGTTTGCCAACTGTATCCCACTCATCCTCAAGTTCTTCAACCAGAACATCATGTCTTATATCAGTGCTAAAAACAG CATATGCGTGTTGGATTTTCCCCACTGCGCCGTCCATGAAATGCCCGAACTCACCGCCGAAAGCCTG GAGGCTGGAGACAGCAACCAGTTTTGTTGGAGGAATTTGTTCTCTTGCATCAACCTGCTAAGAATCCTCAACAAGCTGACCAAGTGGAAACACTCTCGAACTATG ATGCTGGTGGTCTTCAAGTCGGCGCCCATTTTGAAGAGAGCGCTCAAAGTCAAGCAGGCCATGATGCAACTGTACGTTCTTAAGCTGCTCAAAATTCAAACCAAGTACTTGGGTCGCCAGTGGCGGAAGAGCAACATGAAGACCATGTCGGCTATCTACCAGAAG ATATCGACGCACGGCCTTGGGACTTCCAAGCGGAAGAGTGCGCCTTGCGCGAGAGCATCGAGAAGTTCAACAGCCGGCGCTACGACAAGAACCGCAACGGCGACTTTGCGCCCGTCGACAACTGCCTGCAGAGCGTGCTGGGCCAGCGCGTGGACCTGCCCGAAGACTTCCACTACAGCTACGAGATGTGGCTGGAGAGGGAAGTCTTCTCCCAACCCATCGAGTGGGAAGGCCTCCTGCAGGaacaatgaagaagaagaagaagaagaagacaaatATAAGGTAGCAGGGTTAAGGTTTGCCCACCTTGTAAGCACCCACTTTTACACTCTGATGCACTCGACTTGTTTTGTGTCCACGTTTTGA
- the strip2 gene encoding striatin-interacting protein 1 homolog isoform X3, which produces MQHTVMCSPELAAFREFCRRAGRTNPAYVARIEGRKNEQGEAPPPKWSSPPLADHPVFSPLRVRKMQEEDMEVPLLNNLNDNGDRLRLKGKDAFKDQQKESESSMEAPNLEFEYGDTDTLTSEMSEFYSYTEEPEFALNRDCFEEDFGSYAQGRRWIELSVEERRTYVMRLLDALEMTDRDKRLKMARAILYLAQGVFDECDTEADVLRWSRRNVFLLYDMGIFTALLELLSMEIDNSQACSIAVRKPAISLADSTELRVLLSIMYLMVESIRVRTEDDGPEWRAAREAFKTELGAPLYNGEPFALLLFSMVTKFCSMNAPHFPMKKVLLLLWKTILLTLGGFEELQEMKVRERDSLNLPPLPEDSIKVVRAMRAASPPASAMELIEQQQQQKRGRRSRRSAFVDSLEGDSPFPKKQPLVKQDSLDTYNERDPFKNDDVRDEEEDPEDGDNGMEGEVDAMDRDVIIQPPPPLPPLRPPAERVNFPKGLPWAPKVREKDIEHFLETSRNKFVGFTLGNDTETLVGLPRPIHESVKTLKQHKYVSIAEVQMKREDELQQCPLSLGEEEVEETAAETLYLGMLPNLSQYVIALLKLLLAAAPTSKAKTDSINILADVLPEEMPITVLQSMKLGIDVNRHKEIIVKAISALLLLLLKHLKLNHVYQFEIVSQHLVFANCIPLILKFFNQNIMSYISAKNSICVLDFPHCAVHEMPELTAESLEAGDSNQFCWRNLFSCINLLRILNKLTKWKHSRTMMLVVFKSAPILKRALKVKQAMMQLYVLKLLKIQTKYLGRQWRKSNMKTMSAIYQKVRHRLNDDWAYGNDIDARPWDFQAEECALRESIEKFNSRRYDKNRNGDFAPVDNCLQSVLGQRVDLPEDFHYSYEMWLEREVFSQPIEWEGLLQEQ; this is translated from the exons ATGCAACACACTGTAATGTGTTCACCAGAGCTTGCTGCTTTTAGAGAGTTCTGCAG GCGTGCGGGGAGAACGAACCCAGCATACGTCGCGAGAATCGAGGGGCGCAAAAACGAGCAAGgagaagcccccccccccaagtggTCCTCCCCACCCCTGGCAGACCACCCCGTTTTCTCTCCGCTGCGCGTGAGAAAGATGCAGGAGGAGGACATGGAAGTCCCACTGCTCAATAACCTTAACGACAACGGCGACAGGCTGAGATTGAAAGGCAAGGATGCGTTCAAAGACCAGCAAAAGGAGTCCGAG AGCTCCATGGAGGCACCCAACCTAGAGTTTGAATATGGAGACACGGACACGCTCACTTCCGAAATGTCAG AGTTTTACAGCTACACCGAGGAGCCAGAGTTTGCTTTGAACAGAGACTGCTTTGAGGAAGACTTCGGAAGTTACG CTCAAGGTCGACGCTGGATCGAGCTTAGCGTGGAGGAGCGGCGTACGTATGTGATGAGATTGCTTGACGCTCTGGAGATGACCGACCGTGACAAGAGGCTGAAGATGGCCCGGGCCATCCTCTACCTGGCTCAGG GCGTGTTCGACGAATGCGACACCGAGGCGGACGTTCTCCGCTGGTCGAGACGCAACGTGTTCCTCTTGTACGACATGGGCATCTTCACAGCCCTGCTGGAGCTTCTCAGCATGGAGATCGA TAACAGCCAAGCGTGCAGCATCGCCGTGAGGAAGCCTGCCATCTCGCTTGCAGACAGCACAGAACTCAG AGTGTTGCTCAGCATCATGTACCTGATGGTGGAGAGCATTCGAGTTCGAACGGAGGACGACGGACCCGAGTGGAGAGCTGCCCGGGAGGCCTTCAAGACAGAGCTGG GTGCGCCTTTGTACAACGGCGAGCCTTTTGCTCTGCTCCTTTTCTCAATGGTGACCAAGTTCTGCAGTATGAACGCACCTCATTTCCCCATGAAGAAAGTATTACTTCTACTATGGAAGACAATCCTG TTGACCTTGGGTGGCTTCGAGGAACTCCAGGAAATGAAAGTGCGGGAGCGCGACAGCCTCAACCTTCCGCCCCTCCCCGAGGACAGCATCAAGGTGGTGAGGGCCATGCGAGCCGCCTCGCCGCCGGCCTCCGCCATGGAGCTCATCGAGCAACAGCAACAGCAGAAGCGAGGCCGGCGCAGTCGGAGG AGTGCCTTTGTTGATAGCTTGGAAGGAGACAGTCCTTTTCCCAAGAAGCAG CCGCTGGTCAAACAAGACAGCCTGGACACGTACAACGAGCGGGACCCCTTCAAAAACGACGACGTCCGCGACGAGGAGGAGGACCCCGAGGACGGCGACAACGGCATGGAGGGCGAGGTGGACGCCATGGACCGTGACGTCATCATCCAGCCGCCGCCCCCGCTGCCTCCTTTGCGACCCCCCGCCGAAAGGGTCAACTTCCCCAAGGGTCTCCCCTGGGCTCCCAAAGTCAG GGAAAAGGACATAGAGCACTTTTTGGAGACCAGTCGGAACAAGTTTGTTGGCTTCACTCTGGGAAa CGACACCGAGACGCTGGTGGGCCTTCCTCGCCCCATCCACGAGAGCGTCAAGACTCTCAAACAGCACAAATACGTATCCATCGCTGAAGTTCAGATGAAGCGCGAAGACGAACTTCAACAGTGTCCACTCAGCTTG ggcgaggaggaggtggaagagACGGCGGCCGAGACACTCTACTTGGGCATGCTCCCAAACCTTTCGCAATATGTG atcGCCCTTCTTAAGCTCTTGTTGGCTGCGGCGCCGACCTCCAAAGCCAAAACCGATTCCATCAACATCCTGGCCGATGTGCTCCCTGAGGAGATGCc AATTACTGTCCTCCAAAGCATGAAGCTGGGCATCGATGTCAACCGGCACAAAGAAATTATCGTCAAGGCCATCTCGGCACTGCTGCTGCTTCTCCTCAAACACTTGAAACTCAACCACGTCTACCAG TTTGAGATAGTCTCACAGCATCTGGTGTTTGCCAACTGTATCCCACTCATCCTCAAGTTCTTCAACCAGAACATCATGTCTTATATCAGTGCTAAAAACAG CATATGCGTGTTGGATTTTCCCCACTGCGCCGTCCATGAAATGCCCGAACTCACCGCCGAAAGCCTG GAGGCTGGAGACAGCAACCAGTTTTGTTGGAGGAATTTGTTCTCTTGCATCAACCTGCTAAGAATCCTCAACAAGCTGACCAAGTGGAAACACTCTCGAACTATG ATGCTGGTGGTCTTCAAGTCGGCGCCCATTTTGAAGAGAGCGCTCAAAGTCAAGCAGGCCATGATGCAACTGTACGTTCTTAAGCTGCTCAAAATTCAAACCAAGTACTTGGGTCGCCAGTGGCGGAAGAGCAACATGAAGACCATGTCGGCTATCTACCAGAAGGTCAGACACAGGCTCAATGACGATTGGGCCTATGGGAAcg ATATCGACGCACGGCCTTGGGACTTCCAAGCGGAAGAGTGCGCCTTGCGCGAGAGCATCGAGAAGTTCAACAGCCGGCGCTACGACAAGAACCGCAACGGCGACTTTGCGCCCGTCGACAACTGCCTGCAGAGCGTGCTGGGCCAGCGCGTGGACCTGCCCGAAGACTTCCACTACAGCTACGAGATGTGGCTGGAGAGGGAAGTCTTCTCCCAACCCATCGAGTGGGAAGGCCTCCTGCAGGaacaatga
- the strip2 gene encoding striatin-interacting protein 1 homolog isoform X2 — protein sequence MQHTVMCSPELAAFREFCRRAGRTNPAYVARIEGRKNEQGEAPPPKWSSPPLADHPVFSPLRVRKMQEEDMEVPLLNNLNDNGDRLRLKGKDAFKDQQKESESSMEAPNLEFEYGDTDTLTSEMSEFYSYTEEPEFALNRDCFEEDFGSYAQGRRWIELSVEERRTYVMRLLDALEMTDRDKRLKMARAILYLAQGVFDECDTEADVLRWSRRNVFLLYDMGIFTALLELLSMEIDNSQACSIAVRKPAISLADSTELRVLLSIMYLMVESIRVRTEDDGPEWRAAREAFKTELGAPLYNGEPFALLLFSMVTKFCSMNAPHFPMKKVLLLLWKTILLTLGGFEELQEMKVRERDSLNLPPLPEDSIKVVRAMRAASPPASAMELIEQQQQQKRGRRSRRPLVKQDSLDTYNERDPFKNDDVRDEEEDPEDGDNGMEGEVDAMDRDVIIQPPPPLPPLRPPAERVNFPKGLPWAPKVREKDIEHFLETSRNKFVGFTLGNDTETLVGLPRPIHESVKTLKQHKYVSIAEVQMKREDELQQCPLSLGEEEVEETAAETLYLGMLPNLSQYVIALLKLLLAAAPTSKAKTDSINILADVLPEEMPITVLQSMKLGIDVNRHKEIIVKAISALLLLLLKHLKLNHVYQFEIVSQHLVFANCIPLILKFFNQNIMSYISAKNSICVLDFPHCAVHEMPELTAESLEAGDSNQFCWRNLFSCINLLRILNKLTKWKHSRTMMLVVFKSAPILKRALKVKQAMMQLYVLKLLKIQTKYLGRQWRKSNMKTMSAIYQKISTHGLGTSKRKSAPCARASRSSTAGATTRTATATLRPSTTACRACWASAWTCPKTSTTATRCGWRGKSSPNPSSGKASCRNNEEEEEEEDKYKVAGLRFAHLVSTHFYTLMHSTCFVSTF from the exons ATGCAACACACTGTAATGTGTTCACCAGAGCTTGCTGCTTTTAGAGAGTTCTGCAG GCGTGCGGGGAGAACGAACCCAGCATACGTCGCGAGAATCGAGGGGCGCAAAAACGAGCAAGgagaagcccccccccccaagtggTCCTCCCCACCCCTGGCAGACCACCCCGTTTTCTCTCCGCTGCGCGTGAGAAAGATGCAGGAGGAGGACATGGAAGTCCCACTGCTCAATAACCTTAACGACAACGGCGACAGGCTGAGATTGAAAGGCAAGGATGCGTTCAAAGACCAGCAAAAGGAGTCCGAG AGCTCCATGGAGGCACCCAACCTAGAGTTTGAATATGGAGACACGGACACGCTCACTTCCGAAATGTCAG AGTTTTACAGCTACACCGAGGAGCCAGAGTTTGCTTTGAACAGAGACTGCTTTGAGGAAGACTTCGGAAGTTACG CTCAAGGTCGACGCTGGATCGAGCTTAGCGTGGAGGAGCGGCGTACGTATGTGATGAGATTGCTTGACGCTCTGGAGATGACCGACCGTGACAAGAGGCTGAAGATGGCCCGGGCCATCCTCTACCTGGCTCAGG GCGTGTTCGACGAATGCGACACCGAGGCGGACGTTCTCCGCTGGTCGAGACGCAACGTGTTCCTCTTGTACGACATGGGCATCTTCACAGCCCTGCTGGAGCTTCTCAGCATGGAGATCGA TAACAGCCAAGCGTGCAGCATCGCCGTGAGGAAGCCTGCCATCTCGCTTGCAGACAGCACAGAACTCAG AGTGTTGCTCAGCATCATGTACCTGATGGTGGAGAGCATTCGAGTTCGAACGGAGGACGACGGACCCGAGTGGAGAGCTGCCCGGGAGGCCTTCAAGACAGAGCTGG GTGCGCCTTTGTACAACGGCGAGCCTTTTGCTCTGCTCCTTTTCTCAATGGTGACCAAGTTCTGCAGTATGAACGCACCTCATTTCCCCATGAAGAAAGTATTACTTCTACTATGGAAGACAATCCTG TTGACCTTGGGTGGCTTCGAGGAACTCCAGGAAATGAAAGTGCGGGAGCGCGACAGCCTCAACCTTCCGCCCCTCCCCGAGGACAGCATCAAGGTGGTGAGGGCCATGCGAGCCGCCTCGCCGCCGGCCTCCGCCATGGAGCTCATCGAGCAACAGCAACAGCAGAAGCGAGGCCGGCGCAGTCGGAGG CCGCTGGTCAAACAAGACAGCCTGGACACGTACAACGAGCGGGACCCCTTCAAAAACGACGACGTCCGCGACGAGGAGGAGGACCCCGAGGACGGCGACAACGGCATGGAGGGCGAGGTGGACGCCATGGACCGTGACGTCATCATCCAGCCGCCGCCCCCGCTGCCTCCTTTGCGACCCCCCGCCGAAAGGGTCAACTTCCCCAAGGGTCTCCCCTGGGCTCCCAAAGTCAG GGAAAAGGACATAGAGCACTTTTTGGAGACCAGTCGGAACAAGTTTGTTGGCTTCACTCTGGGAAa CGACACCGAGACGCTGGTGGGCCTTCCTCGCCCCATCCACGAGAGCGTCAAGACTCTCAAACAGCACAAATACGTATCCATCGCTGAAGTTCAGATGAAGCGCGAAGACGAACTTCAACAGTGTCCACTCAGCTTG ggcgaggaggaggtggaagagACGGCGGCCGAGACACTCTACTTGGGCATGCTCCCAAACCTTTCGCAATATGTG atcGCCCTTCTTAAGCTCTTGTTGGCTGCGGCGCCGACCTCCAAAGCCAAAACCGATTCCATCAACATCCTGGCCGATGTGCTCCCTGAGGAGATGCc AATTACTGTCCTCCAAAGCATGAAGCTGGGCATCGATGTCAACCGGCACAAAGAAATTATCGTCAAGGCCATCTCGGCACTGCTGCTGCTTCTCCTCAAACACTTGAAACTCAACCACGTCTACCAG TTTGAGATAGTCTCACAGCATCTGGTGTTTGCCAACTGTATCCCACTCATCCTCAAGTTCTTCAACCAGAACATCATGTCTTATATCAGTGCTAAAAACAG CATATGCGTGTTGGATTTTCCCCACTGCGCCGTCCATGAAATGCCCGAACTCACCGCCGAAAGCCTG GAGGCTGGAGACAGCAACCAGTTTTGTTGGAGGAATTTGTTCTCTTGCATCAACCTGCTAAGAATCCTCAACAAGCTGACCAAGTGGAAACACTCTCGAACTATG ATGCTGGTGGTCTTCAAGTCGGCGCCCATTTTGAAGAGAGCGCTCAAAGTCAAGCAGGCCATGATGCAACTGTACGTTCTTAAGCTGCTCAAAATTCAAACCAAGTACTTGGGTCGCCAGTGGCGGAAGAGCAACATGAAGACCATGTCGGCTATCTACCAGAAG ATATCGACGCACGGCCTTGGGACTTCCAAGCGGAAGAGTGCGCCTTGCGCGAGAGCATCGAGAAGTTCAACAGCCGGCGCTACGACAAGAACCGCAACGGCGACTTTGCGCCCGTCGACAACTGCCTGCAGAGCGTGCTGGGCCAGCGCGTGGACCTGCCCGAAGACTTCCACTACAGCTACGAGATGTGGCTGGAGAGGGAAGTCTTCTCCCAACCCATCGAGTGGGAAGGCCTCCTGCAGGaacaatgaagaagaagaagaagaagaagacaaatATAAGGTAGCAGGGTTAAGGTTTGCCCACCTTGTAAGCACCCACTTTTACACTCTGATGCACTCGACTTGTTTTGTGTCCACGTTTTGA